A stretch of DNA from Streptomyces sp. DH-12:
CCGTGAAGCTGACCGCCGTGCGTGCGCGTGAAGTCACCGAGGAAGTCGCCCGAGGGCGGCTCGACCGTCCACTGAGCGGCGACACTCCGGGTGGACAGAGCAGTGCGCAGGTTCCGAATGGTGGTGGACTTCCCGACTCCGCTCGGTCCGTCGATGCTGACGAAGATTCCTTTGCGCGCCCCGGTCATGCGGCGGCTTCCAGTCCGGTCGTCCGGTTCCGCTCGTACTGTTCGCGGGTGAGCAGGGCAAGCGTGGCCCGGATCTCCTCAAGGGGGACATCCCCGAACTGGATCCCGACGCTGAAATTGAATTCGTCGCGCTGGCGCATGGACTCCTCGGCACCGTCCTGGGTGAGGTCCACGTCGCCGTAGGCGAGAAGTTCGTCCGCCTTGTAACCGTCCTTGATGAGGGTCTGCCACACCGGGGTGCCGGGATAGGGCCGGAACTCGAAGACGCTGGCCCGGATGTCGCCGGGGTGCTGGTCGGCGATGGCCCACAGGTTGCGGATGTGCCGGACCGTGGCGGTGAGGTCGTCCGAGGACTCGCCGGGGAAGCCGAGGATGAAATAGCCCTTCACTCCGATGCCGTGGGCGACCAGGCGCTGGGCGACGCGTTCGGTCATTTCGGCGTCGATGCGCTTGTCCATGGCGGCAAGGACGCGGTCGCTGCCGGACTCGATCCCCAGGGCGACCTCCCGCAGCCCGTTGGCGACGAGCCTCTCCAGCTCATGGTCCGTGCAGCGGTCGAGGACATTGATGCGTCCGGTTGCGTCCCACACGTACCGGTCGCCGATCCGGTGCCGGGTGAAGGCTTCCATCTGCTCGTCGATGACCCTTTTGGCGCCGAGGAACAGGTCATCGACGAACCGGAATGCGGTCACGCCGTACCGGGCGTTTAGCGAGTCCAGCTCGCCGATGATGTTCTCGGGGGAGCGAACCCGGATCTTCACGTCGGGGTTGGCGCTCCAGGCGGCCCCGCAGAAGGTGCAGTTGTACGGGCAGCCGCGGCTGCCGACGATGTTCGCCTCCAGGTGCCCGTGGGCGGCGCCGGTCGTCAGCCATCCAGCTGCCCGGCTCGCGGCGAGGCGGCGGTCAGTGGGGGTGGGCACCGCACGGTAGGGGTCCTGCGGCAGGAAAGCCCGGTTCACGTACGGCAGGCCGTTGATGTCGGGGCCCAGCATCTGCCCGCTGGTGCAGGGGTCGGCCACGCCGCCAGCCCGGCTGCCGAGGACCGGGTCGCGCCAGAGCACCCCAGGCAGCTCCCGGCGGTGCTGCACGTCCTCCAGGAGGGCCGCGACGCGTAACTCCCCCTCCCCGAGAACCAGGGCCTTGAGGTGACGCATACGGGGGTCAGCGAGGACACGGTCCGGCATGGCCTTGGCGTGATGCCCGCCCACCATGAGCGCGATCTGCGGGTCCAGCTTCTCGGCGATGCGCGCGGACATCTCGTAGGTGGGGGCGAGGAGGTTCATCGCGGCCCAGCGCGGTGCCGTGTCGTTGATGATCTGCGCCGCTTCTTCGACGCCCAGCCCGTGCGCTTCGGCGTCGAGGACACCGACGTTGAATCCGGCGCGCTGGGCGTAGGTGGCGATGTAGGCCATCCCCAGCACGGGGAGGGTGTAGTCGTTGGTGCGTGGCCGCAGCCCGTAGTCGCGCAGTGGCGCGTTGACGAATACGGCGTCGAGCGGGTGGGCGGGGTCAGCGCCCGAGAGCAGCGTCAAGTGCCGCATGGGTCCTCCAGATCAGTGGGGGCGTGCGCGCCCCAGGTGAGGGTCGAGAGGGTCAGGGTGTGCAGGGCTGTGCGGTCGGAACCGGCCCAGCCGGTCCATAGCGGCCCGAACGTCTTGTCCTTCTTGTCGGGCCAGGGGTAGGCGGGGGCGATCCTGGCGGCCCAGGTCCGCACGGCGAGGTCGTCGTGCGGGTAGGTTCCGAAGTCGCCGGTGAAGTCGCAGGCGGCGGCAGCCGCGGTCCACGGGCCGACGCGGGGGATGCACGTGAGGGCGGTGGCCAGAGGGCCGGCGTGCAGGTTCTCCCAGGCGTGGTGCTTCCGCTCGTACTCCGTTGCAGCGGCCAGCAGGGCAGTGCGGTGGAACCTCGCGCCGACGGCTGTGAACTGCTCTTCGGTCAGGCCGAGGACCACGGCCGGCGCGGGCGCCACGGAGAGCGCGCCTTGCGGGCCCTCGACGGTGGTGCCGTAGGTACGACACCAGGCGCGGTAGAGCTTGCGGGCCTGGTCGGCGCGTACGACCTGCCGCAGGATCGCGGTGGTGACGGCGTCCCACAGCCATGGGTTCGCCAGCCGCTGGGTGACTCCGAGCCGGGCGAGCCCTTCGCGGAGAGAGGCCGGTGCCGTGGGCGGCAGATGGGCGGGGTCGGTGCTGACGAACTTGGGCTTGAAGTCCTCGGTGCCGTCCACGCAGGTCGTGTGAATGCCGTCCCGGTCGTGAGACACAGCCCAGATCCCGGAGGCGGTGCGGACGGCACGGGCATGTGTGCCGTCGCTGTAGCTGTGCCAAGCGGGGTGGTCGGTCGTCAGTACGACGGTCATTTGATGCTCCTGGTTGCGTGCGGTGGCTTGGCCGTAGCCTCTCGCGGCACCAGGGTGCGGCACGCCGTAGGTACGGGAACCCGCGCATCAGCCGATGAGCTGGTGCCGGACGAGGTGGGCGCGCATCGCCTGATAATCCGGAAGCGTCGGCGGGCGGGACTCCTCCGGTTCACTGCCCAGGATGGCGGGGGCCGGCCAGGTCTCCGGAGGAACGAGGAGGCCGGCTTCTCAGTGGTCATGGCGCTGAGGATGCGAGTGGCCAGGGGTGACGAGCCGGCGTAGAAATCGTGGGGACCTCGGCGGGATCTCGGCCCTGTGTGGGGAGCGGTTCCGCGAAAGCGAGGCGTAGAGGGTTCAACAGGTGCCTCCCTTGAAGGGTGATGTCCTTGCCGCCCGGTTGAGGAACGGAGCGGCAAAGGGGCGATGAGGCCCGGCTCGGGACGGTGAACTTGCCGTGGGGGAACACGAGTCGGACAGTGCGCCCCGCGCCGGGAGTCGAACCTGCTCGGCGGCCCGGTCAGGGGACACACGGGCCGCCGAGCAAGGGCTATGCGGTGCTCTCCAACTCGGTGAAGAGCTCGTCGAGGCTGAGCAGCCGGAACACGCCGAGCCTGCGGACCATCTGCGAGGCGAGAACGGTCGACAGGAGCGGATGGCCGTACGGGATCGGCCCGTCGGGGCGTTCCACGACCTGCACGTTTCCGTCGCGGACGCCGTAGCCGACGCCGTTCACCCCGTACAGCGGGGCGCTGAGAGCGAGGAGCACCGTCGGTTCGGCGGTGAGGTGCGGGCACAGCTCCGCGGCAGCGTGTGCGTGCTCCGGGCACACGGGCGGCTGGTTGGTGAGCACCGGCTCGTCACCAGGGTCCACGGTGTTCGGGCCCGCGAGGAAGATCCAGCCGAGCGGGGTCCGCGCCGGTCCGGCGCACACCTGGCAGCGCAGTGTCTGCATGCAGCCGCGCTGCCGCAGGGGGTGCATCATCCGCCACTGCGGCCGTCCCATCGGCCGCTCCTGGTCATCGACGGGGCCGAAGCCGCAGCGGGCCCACAGCACACCCCGCAGGTCGCGGTCGCGGGGGTCCTCGTCGGCGTAGCGGAGCCGGTAACGGCCGCCTCCGATCGGGGTGAACCGCAGGTTGTCGGGGGCGGCTTCCTCTCCCTCACGCTGGATGACAAAAGGGA
This window harbors:
- a CDS encoding radical SAM protein — translated: MRHLTLLSGADPAHPLDAVFVNAPLRDYGLRPRTNDYTLPVLGMAYIATYAQRAGFNVGVLDAEAHGLGVEEAAQIINDTAPRWAAMNLLAPTYEMSARIAEKLDPQIALMVGGHHAKAMPDRVLADPRMRHLKALVLGEGELRVAALLEDVQHRRELPGVLWRDPVLGSRAGGVADPCTSGQMLGPDINGLPYVNRAFLPQDPYRAVPTPTDRRLAASRAAGWLTTGAAHGHLEANIVGSRGCPYNCTFCGAAWSANPDVKIRVRSPENIIGELDSLNARYGVTAFRFVDDLFLGAKRVIDEQMEAFTRHRIGDRYVWDATGRINVLDRCTDHELERLVANGLREVALGIESGSDRVLAAMDKRIDAEMTERVAQRLVAHGIGVKGYFILGFPGESSDDLTATVRHIRNLWAIADQHPGDIRASVFEFRPYPGTPVWQTLIKDGYKADELLAYGDVDLTQDGAEESMRQRDEFNFSVGIQFGDVPLEEIRATLALLTREQYERNRTTGLEAAA